In one window of Pseudomonadota bacterium DNA:
- the ppcA gene encoding phenylphosphate carboxylase subunit alpha: protein MAHKYYKDNRAFIEACIKTGDAIEVNEEVDWDLEMGAIVRRTCEKKGPAVFFKNIKDYPGFECVGAPIATYRRLAIALGMDPDSTVPEVSAEYLKRTSDESKAMAPKVITNAPCQEIVWTGDDANILNLPAPMVHDGDGGRYIGTWQFVVAKDLDTPFVNWGMYRQMAFDEKTMVGPVLPFSDMGKMWHNKFQPANKPMPFAVVVNPDPLSAIASCAPAGIAEAEFTSLLMGEPVEVTKCVTCDLLVPAHAEIIIEGVLVPNVMIDEAPFGEYTGYRTSPREPRTVYHVKAITMRKNPIMAMSNMGIPTDEGQLLRSFSLGLEMDKMLRAQGIPITGVYMLPESTHHLVVVGVKPAYANIATQIGQLCFGSKLGPWFHMLVVVDDKTDIYDKDELIHALSTKCHPVNGIRIEKFGVGTPLNPYATPAERRLGVAGKVLFDCTFPLDWSASDVPIKVSFDNVYPKDIQEKVLAKWKTYGFKE from the coding sequence ATGGCTCATAAGTATTACAAAGACAACAGGGCATTTATAGAAGCATGCATAAAAACAGGCGATGCCATAGAAGTAAACGAGGAAGTTGATTGGGATCTTGAGATGGGCGCAATCGTCCGGAGAACATGCGAAAAGAAAGGTCCGGCCGTATTTTTTAAGAACATTAAAGATTATCCCGGTTTTGAATGCGTTGGAGCGCCTATCGCTACATACAGAAGGCTGGCAATTGCACTCGGTATGGATCCGGATAGCACAGTTCCTGAGGTGTCAGCCGAATATCTGAAGAGAACGTCAGATGAAAGCAAGGCAATGGCACCGAAAGTCATCACCAATGCACCCTGCCAGGAAATCGTATGGACAGGCGATGATGCAAACATATTAAATCTCCCTGCACCCATGGTTCATGATGGTGACGGCGGCAGATACATAGGCACATGGCAGTTTGTAGTAGCCAAGGATCTTGACACTCCTTTCGTGAACTGGGGTATGTATCGTCAGATGGCTTTTGATGAAAAGACAATGGTCGGTCCCGTACTTCCCTTCTCTGATATGGGGAAAATGTGGCACAACAAATTTCAGCCTGCAAATAAGCCTATGCCTTTTGCAGTAGTAGTCAATCCCGATCCTCTTTCAGCAATCGCAAGCTGCGCTCCTGCAGGTATTGCTGAAGCTGAGTTTACAAGCCTCCTTATGGGAGAGCCCGTAGAAGTAACCAAGTGTGTTACCTGCGATCTCTTAGTTCCGGCCCACGCAGAAATCATCATCGAAGGTGTCCTTGTACCAAACGTTATGATTGATGAAGCTCCCTTCGGCGAATATACCGGCTACAGAACAAGCCCCCGAGAACCGAGAACCGTGTATCACGTTAAGGCAATCACCATGAGAAAGAATCCCATTATGGCTATGTCCAATATGGGAATACCTACAGATGAAGGTCAGCTTTTAAGATCATTTTCTCTTGGCCTGGAAATGGATAAAATGCTCCGCGCTCAGGGAATCCCCATAACCGGCGTATATATGCTTCCCGAATCAACACATCACCTTGTTGTGGTAGGCGTAAAACCTGCTTATGCAAACATAGCTACACAGATCGGTCAGCTTTGCTTCGGCAGCAAGCTGGGTCCCTGGTTCCACATGCTTGTAGTTGTTGACGATAAAACGGATATCTACGATAAGGATGAGTTGATTCACGCACTCAGCACTAAATGCCACCCGGTTAACGGCATAAGAATAGAGAAATTCGGTGTAGGCACCCCGCTGAACCCCTATGCAACACCGGCTGAAAGACGTCTCGGCGTTGCCGGTAAAGTTCTCTT
- a CDS encoding HAD hydrolase family protein, producing the protein MNRAEAIEKAKKVKFVILDIHGIMTDNTLYYTQEGIKSELFSLHDRLGVRLLTEAGISVSLLTTKISRADEQMAGIYGIPPERRWGQGAKMGRVEQFEQESGLKDEDICYAGDEMIDLAVMKRVGLSVAPSDASQEAISIADLVTSAGGGKGVVREMAQFILEAQGKWDQIVEKFK; encoded by the coding sequence ATGAATAGAGCAGAGGCGATCGAAAAAGCAAAAAAGGTTAAATTTGTCATCCTTGATATCCATGGGATAATGACGGACAATACCCTGTACTATACACAGGAGGGGATAAAGTCTGAGCTTTTCTCTCTCCATGACAGGCTTGGAGTCAGGCTTCTTACAGAAGCAGGTATATCTGTTTCACTTCTCACAACAAAGATATCACGTGCAGATGAGCAGATGGCAGGCATCTATGGAATTCCGCCTGAAAGACGCTGGGGCCAGGGTGCAAAAATGGGAAGGGTTGAACAGTTTGAGCAGGAATCAGGCTTAAAAGATGAGGACATATGTTATGCAGGCGACGAGATGATAGACCTTGCAGTTATGAAACGGGTAGGGTTATCCGTAGCACCTTCAGATGCTTCACAGGAAGCAATATCGATTGCTGATTTAGTGACGTCCGCCGGCGGCGGAAAGGGTGTTGTAAGGGAAATGGCCCAGTTTATCCTTGAGGCGCAAGGCAAGTGGGATCAGATCGTAGAGAAGTTTAAATAA
- a CDS encoding HAD hydrolase family protein, whose amino-acid sequence MAFEKDLNDAKERAKKIKLFCHDIHGVLTANNIFCDIEGNRRYGFWHMDGFADLSFTANGIGIAFLDTTSIDGEGLFRAKELKLDKFYYSVTDKWAKIEELKKEMNITDEEIGYLGCELTDIAPMERVGFPIATADAIDEVKALACYITKAAGGRGAMREICEVVMRAMDKWDAWVEKVTKMGYK is encoded by the coding sequence ATGGCATTCGAAAAAGATTTGAATGATGCAAAGGAAAGGGCTAAAAAAATTAAACTTTTTTGCCATGATATTCATGGCGTATTGACTGCGAACAACATTTTTTGTGATATAGAGGGAAACAGGCGATACGGTTTCTGGCATATGGACGGGTTTGCGGATCTTTCCTTTACCGCAAATGGAATCGGTATTGCTTTTCTCGACACAACATCCATAGACGGAGAAGGCCTTTTCAGGGCCAAGGAACTGAAGCTTGATAAGTTCTACTATAGTGTGACAGATAAGTGGGCCAAGATTGAAGAGCTTAAGAAGGAGATGAACATAACAGATGAAGAGATAGGCTATCTGGGTTGTGAACTTACTGATATTGCCCCCATGGAAAGAGTTGGTTTTCCCATAGCAACGGCAGATGCCATTGATGAGGTAAAGGCCCTTGCCTGTTACATTACCAAAGCTGCAGGCGGTAGGGGCGCCATGAGAGAAATATGTGAAGTTGTAATGAGGGCCATGGACAAATGGGATGCATGGGTAGAGAAAGTAACCAAAATGGGTTACAAATAG